In Alphaproteobacteria bacterium, one DNA window encodes the following:
- a CDS encoding PAS domain-containing protein has protein sequence MMNTSRAPSDPRKSPFISAQNIRAHWGEIIAWTAAIASGIMILIGIYLLAANATVTSWNAVAAFMFGGTLSAFAGWRLGEKDARDQSGRRIAELQRRIRYEHDLLRLVADNQPRMIAILNAEGRYIFANSEAATQVGMEVDEIMGHSLEQVLGPRRARRLQGRLREAREEKAPIVTLDRIDMGGALQFLQTYHIPLPSSPMMTGAVLVTEDDITGVMIERERRERMLRQILDTLVAVVDRRDPYAAGHSLRVGQIARAIAEEMGLTDSECETAQIAGLLMNFGKVLVPRAILTKNTPLLPDELKQVREAILNSADILSLIEFELPVVPTLRQILEHYDGTGAPEGRRGDDILTTARITSVANAFVALVSPRAHRPGIAASDAISSLMKNMDTLYDRKIVLALANYVENRDGKPEWVVGSESVAPSSLPQTPPPQIIG, from the coding sequence ATGATGAACACATCCCGCGCGCCAAGCGACCCACGCAAAAGTCCCTTTATCTCTGCCCAGAACATTCGAGCGCATTGGGGGGAGATTATCGCTTGGACAGCTGCGATCGCCTCGGGAATCATGATCCTTATTGGCATCTATCTGCTGGCGGCCAATGCCACGGTCACCTCGTGGAACGCCGTCGCGGCTTTTATGTTTGGTGGAACCCTATCGGCCTTCGCCGGTTGGCGCTTGGGAGAAAAAGACGCGCGCGACCAATCCGGCCGCAGGATCGCGGAGCTGCAACGTCGCATCCGCTATGAGCATGACCTGCTGCGCCTGGTGGCCGACAATCAGCCGCGTATGATCGCCATCCTCAATGCCGAGGGCCGATATATCTTCGCCAACAGCGAGGCTGCGACTCAGGTGGGTATGGAGGTCGATGAAATAATGGGGCATAGCCTGGAACAGGTTCTGGGCCCGCGCCGCGCCCGCCGTCTGCAAGGACGCTTGCGCGAAGCGCGCGAAGAGAAGGCGCCCATCGTGACCTTGGACCGCATTGATATGGGAGGCGCGTTGCAATTCCTGCAGACCTACCATATTCCCCTCCCCTCTAGCCCCATGATGACCGGTGCCGTCCTGGTCACCGAGGACGACATCACCGGCGTGATGATTGAACGCGAGCGGCGCGAACGCATGTTGCGCCAGATTTTGGATACTCTGGTGGCCGTGGTGGATCGGCGCGACCCCTATGCCGCCGGCCATTCCCTGCGCGTGGGCCAAATCGCCCGCGCCATCGCCGAGGAAATGGGCCTGACGGACAGCGAATGTGAAACGGCGCAGATCGCGGGACTGTTGATGAATTTTGGTAAAGTGTTGGTGCCGCGCGCCATCTTGACCAAGAACACGCCCTTGCTGCCGGACGAGCTCAAACAAGTGCGCGAGGCCATCTTGAACTCGGCCGACATCCTTTCGCTGATCGAATTCGAGCTACCCGTTGTGCCCACCTTGCGCCAAATTCTGGAACATTACGACGGTACCGGCGCTCCCGAAGGGCGGCGCGGCGACGATATCCTAACCACGGCACGCATCACTTCGGTGGCGAACGCCTTCGTTGCCCTGGTCAGTCCACGTGCGCATCGCCCCGGTATCGCCGCATCCGATGCCATATCTTCGTTGATGAAGAATATGGACACGCTGTATGACCGCAAGATCGTGCTGGCGCTGGCCAATTATGTGGAAAACCGCGACGGCAAACCCGAGTGGGTGGTCGGTTCGGAATCTGTTGCGCCATCGTCGTTGCCCCAGACGCCACCTCCGCAGATCATCGGCTGA